ggggccgggcccacaaccgtgccgctggcaagagcacggttgtggatgctcttaatatcTAAGCTGCACTAACTAACTcagaacaaaaaaataattactaattaattatataaaaaaaacttacaaTCTCAGCCAAGCAATCCTTACGTCTTGCATATGGCATTAGAACTTTGAATTGGTCATGACAGTTTAGTTGTTAATGAGACAAAAAGGATCTCTTTCAATATTGTAATTTCCACAAATACGGTTAGATAAATAAAAGCGACATTTTCTGTTATTACCAATATTTATTGTTACCCTAAAAGTTTatagaaaattatatttttatatgaatATGACGTGATTGAAATTAAAACCTCTTATTGTGGGAACAGTAAAATTTCTTGAACTGAACTTATATATAATGTTATTTAGCAATCATCATTACTTGTAAATCTAGTACAACTACTTTGTAGAGTTGGAAAGATCTTTGATAAATTGATGGATTAATATGATCAATAAACATAAAAATTGAACATACATAATTgattattttagatattttgcattaaaataggttcataaatattaaataatttaaaattaatctatATGTTGCATACAAACATTTCTATAATAAATATCTATAATCACCAATATGTACTATATTGTTACCCTAAAAGATTTTagaaaattattactactaggagtatatttttatgaataaGAAGTAGTTCAAATTAAAACTTATTATCGTGAAAATCGTACTATAAATTATTGCACTGAACTTGTATAGTTATTTTGCAAATATCGTGAATTACCTAAATTCAGTGCAACTAATATTTAGAGCTGGAAAGACTTAGCAATTGATTTGATGTCTTCTAGCTAAGTCAGTCAGTTTTGGATCTTTGCTAAGTTGATGGACTAATTAGTAAAGACAATATCACTTCATTTTCTTTCTAGAATCTTTTCTTGTCCTGCTTAAGGAAAAATCTTACTAATAGATTCCTTGTAGTTTTCCATTAGAAAAAACAAAGGAAATTGATATGATGCCTTGTGACATATGACGATCACGTATTTCATACTCAAttacatatttccatttttaaagCCCAAAATATATCCCTAGATTTTTTAGCCCAAAATTCAAATGTTGCTACTTTTTTGAGtaagttatttttaaaataatgattCATATTAAACATTTGACAAATGTGGGCTTGGCCCAACTCCAGAATTTCAACCAGTACTATCAAAAGCGTAATAAAGCCCAATCCAGAATATGGTTTACCCACATAATTTATCAAGTTAGGAGGGACTGGGCCTGGTCCACGGGTTAAATGGGGTAATTATGGCCAACCCAGTTGTCCTAAATCTTGTCCGGGCCAATACACTTGTCCAACCTCAAAGATATGGTCCGACCCGACCCAATAATTTATAGTGGAATTGGCTTTAGTAACCGGAATAATTCGAAACCTCAGTTTATTATTCCATCTGTCTcataaaatttgtctcattttaccattttcgttTGTCCCATATATTGTCCCATTTGAAATCTTATCTTAAAACTCGCGTCGGATCAAATTAGGACAAACATTGTGGGATGGAGATAGTATTAtagaaaaatattatactagtaTCAATTAAGTtagtactccccccgtcccaagATATTAGACTTGTATACCATTTTGGGGTGTCCCAACAtatttgagtcatttctatttacGGTAAAAATCTACTTTATTACCAACCCCACTTACACCATTAAACAACACTTcctaaattcttgtgccaaGATAAATgagtctaatatcttgggacggagggagtatgttttatcAGCAAATATTTAGAAAAGCTTAACCTAACTTATGATTATCACTCTAAGTCGTCTCTTTCGAGCATTTCATATTATCGAACAGTATCGTTGATGAGCAGGAGCTTACTCTCTGCTCTCAATGCTTCCGGAGTTTCTACTATTTTTAGTTAAGTGGGAAGAATTGGCGTTTGGTGAAGATCACTTGATTACTTTGTGCAACACTAATGTTCTTTTTTGTGGGAAAGATTAAATCCAAAGGGTTACTTGTAACTTAGGATAAACATTTAGGGCTGATTTGATCATTTGGTTTGTTGTTCCAAACATATATACTCTTggaatttatttcaattttctctCACTTTATCATGCTAGAAACAGTTTAAACTTTAAAGTAAACCTATTAGTCTTTGTTGCATAGTCATCTTTGAAATTTCAAACTTGGCTTCTTATCTATACTTGTCACCTTAAACAGCAGTGGCCCAAACTCTATTCAATCAACACGCTAAAATTAATGTACAACTGCATAGACTTTGAAATTATAGTTAAGTAGACATTGTTAGTCTGTCATTTAAAGCAAAATGGTTACATGTCACAATTGTTTCAAATTCTTGGTCGTTGTAGAATACCCAAATTAATTTTGGTATATTAATATATGGGCTATATTTACTCAATTTTGAGTTTGGCATTCTGAGATAATAATTTCTTGTAGTATTTCATTATGATGATAGCTCATTGGGTCTTTGTAGAGATCATTTGTCACCTCCTCACAGAAGAGACTAATATGGATTTAGGGCCTACactcaatataaataaaataccgACAATATTATacgtataaaaaataatttttttacttagGGTATCTAAACGTAGTGGTTTTCATAAAAGATCATGTGTCACCTTCTCACAGAGGAGACTAAGTCTTTACAAGTATACCACtgagattttctatttgatgCCACATGCACCTAATCTTCATTTGTACAAAGAAGAATTATCCATATCCTCTTTCACAAATCACAATGCTTTCAAACTTGTTGTTGTTCATTTGTATACTATTTTCATGCTTCATTTTCACTGCTCATTCTTACAATAACAAATGCCTTCTCCATCAGGAAACCTTGTTGCTTCAACTCAAGGATGAGTTGATCTTCAATTCTTCTCTTTCGACAAAACTGGTGCGATGGAATGAAAGTGGCGAGTGCTGCAAGTGGCCTGGTGTGGAATGTGATGCTTCTGGCCATGTCGTTAGTTTGCAGCTCCATGATGAGGGTATCTATGGTGGAATTGGGGATTCATCGAGTCTCTTCAGATTTAAATATCTGCAGAAGCTTAATCTCGCCAACAATGACTTCCACTTTGATCTCATTCCAAAAGGTATTGGCAGTCTGACCTATTTGACACACTTGAATTTGTCGTATGCGGGTTTTCGTGGGCAAGTTCCctatgaaatttcattcttgAAGAGATTGGTTAGTCTCGATATCTCCAGCCGTGATGCCTTTTATTTCAAGACCATATCTGTTGTGCACCCAAATTTGGAGATGCTTGTCCAAAATCTAACCGAGCTTAGAGAGCTCCATCTTAATGGTGCCAATATGACTTCCTTCCATGAAAGGGAAAATCGGGGCAATATTACATCATCACATTTACCCAACCTCACCACTTTAAGCATGGTTGGTTGTATTCTTTATGGCCCTTTGCCTAAATCCATTTGGCAACTTCATTCCCTTTCTATTCTTCGTCTAGATGAGACCGATCTTTCAGCGGTATCACTCCATGACTTGTTCACCAATTTTCCAAGTCTAACCACCTTAACTCTTTCTGGCTGCCGGTTGAAGGGTTCTATTCCAACGAGCTTTGCTAGCCTAACCAAGCTGATTCATGTCGATATGTCATATAACTCCTTGACAGGTTCGCTTCCTTCTGCATTGTTTGCTAACCTAACCAAGCTGATTCATGTTGATTTGTCATCTAACTCCTTGGCAGGTTCACTTCCTTCTACATTCTTTGAAGGTCTTTCCAATCTCGTTCATCTATATTTAGAGCAAAATTCATTCTTTGGTAATATTCCCTGCTCTCTTTTTGCTCTCCCTTCATTGTTGGAACTTGATCTTAGATACAACCGATTTAATGGCACTTTTCAACTTGAAAACTTTCGAAGCCTTCCCAATCTCACATCGCTTCGTCTATCCAGCAATAGCTTGTCAGTATATGTTGGAAACACCAATTCGAGTTCATATGGTGGTCGCAAACTAAAAGAATTATGTCTATCTTTATGTAACTTGTCCAGTTTTCCTGATTTTATCAAACATTTGGATCTGGTAACACTGGATCTCTCAAAAAACCTTATTGAGGGAGAAATACCTAGTTGGATTTGGGGAACACAACTTGATGTTTTGGACCTCTTGTAACGCCCGCACTTTTTATAGTGCTTGATGCACGTAAATCGAGGTTTGGTCGAAGAAGATATACGAAAAATATTAAGTACGGTTTCATTTTGGgcttttcatatttaattagaGTCCAATTATTTGCAAAATAATTTGGATTCTAATTATTCTCTAAACCCCaatcaaatagtagtatttctttttacTTGGGCTTCCAATTTAGTTTATTCTTGAGCCCAACTAAAATATTTTGGTAGAGCCCAAGtatagttttaattttaaattaagtgGGACCAAGCCCAAaactttttcttcttccttttccttctttttccttTATGGCCGACGGTTTGTGAGTTCTTGGAGGAGACTCTCCAATTTCTCACCCCTTCCATCTCCCACCATTACTCCACCATTCCAAGAGTCACCCACTACACCCTCCTTAAACCCCTCTAACCCACTCACCACTTACACTCaacgaaaaaaaaagagagaagagagaaggagaagcggCGAGAGAGAGTGCCGAGAGGGAAGGAGGAAGCTTGAGCCACCATCTTGTGTATTCTTccaccattttcaaccatcttgAGGTATATTATCTTTTCCAccctcaaagcatgagtttaatATAGCCTTGCATGATGCATATAGCCTTGTTTTTCTTCCATAACCATCTAAGTAGAAATCAACGTAGAACCttccaaacgatcgccgtacaTAACCGaagcttagaaagaacttagctttataTTCATAACACGTGTTGTGGGTTGATTCGGGGTGGTTCGGAGTGTTTCCGGAGAAGAGGAAGCAGCCGGCAGCGGCGAGCTGCCCGTGACAGCAGCGGCTCCTCCTCGTGGCAGCAGCAACTGTCGAcggagcagcagcggcggctgaCTTCAGGCGGTGACGGAGCAGCAGTGGCGGTCAGCGGCGGCAGCGACCGCACAGCGACGGCAGTGAGCAGCGATGGCAGCAAACGGCGTCCTCCCTCCTCGCTGCAGCGGCGATTTCCGTCGAGGAGTGGAGACGCCGGCGAACAGCAGGCCGGATCAGCAGCGTCGAGCCGGAGAGAAGGCGACGGCGGTGTGCCTCCGTCGTGGGGTGGCGACGGCAGGGGAAAAGAGAGACGGGGAGAGAgaaggagggagagagagagagtatagtggaagaagaagatagagagaattgggccatgttgtttttttagttaattGGGCCTTGGATTAATTTGTTAATTGTTGGGCCTTTTTAAAATTGGAGGTTAAGTTAAATTATTGGGCTCACTTTTAAATTGTCGGGGCTTCCTAATtaattttggaggaataaggtgggctaagtaGTTAATCTTTTGGGCCGGTAATTAAAGGTAAATTGGGAACAATGTTTAGTTAATTCCcgagagtttttttttaaggaatgattctatcctaagtccgaaataaatatagtcCGAGGGAATATAGTTGCGATAAATTAATTATGCGCTTaagtaatttttgaaaatttatttggacgtcatggaaaatacgaggagccaacggggGAAAGAActagcgtaagcggccgaccggcgtcgcacgcgacgccttgggcagCCGCTgaataaccgaaaatgcacGGAAACCGAGAAAGAAGATTTAAGGAATTTGATTAGAGTGcatacattctaattatcgtcgtttCCGAGtttaatatgaattttatgtattttccgaaaaggtggttcgcacggccgCTAAAGTCAGAACGAGAAGCTGTTAAGGGAattctaagcttttgaggtgggctttattacttaaactcttttaattgaaataatatgtttatggtgagataagggtggttttaaatagtatgtcatgccgtattttatgttttaaattgcctatctgattgtctactaggataatgtcctactagactttgatggttaacgaattcgggtctgactagggagtgagtccctattcggactagtgcactgatggggatcgtgagccgtcccctaggtcggcctgtccagtgatcgagtttgtggccacattctcgtttcacatgatggttcagatatggtacatgatgggggatgatgtTTGCCTGCGCAGGCACTATTTTattaaaggaatgattttagtATCTCAACTTGACAACTTTCGAAGCCTTCCCAATCTCACATTGCTTCGTCTATCCAGCAATAGCTTGTCAGTATATGTTGGAAGCACCAATTCGAGTTCATATGGTGGTCGCAAACTAAAAGAATTATGTCTATCTTCATGTAATAGCTTGACGAGAGATCATTTTAACTAAGTGTTTTTCGATTTAAACCAACATTAGATGAACAAAGCTGCTAAAATTGAGATAGAAGATacaagtaatagcagacaacGGACGATCAAAGACGTACATTTCATGAGCGCGTTGGAGAAAATCTCGCCCGTCTGTGTCGGACAAGGTGCCTTCTTCTCATTAACTACATTTCTCCCAAATTGTCACTTGTGATGTTTATCTTGCCTCATGGTCGCGTATTTGTTTTTGGGTGCAGGAAATACGAAGATACAagaagtttttgaaaaatttcaaaGCTCGATGAGAGTACAGTTTTGGTCCTTCAATCCTTCCTCTTAAGGAGAGACTCTTTTTGTGGCAGAGGTTTGGTGGAAGTTTTTTAGGGAATAATTTTTGCATTTCTTTGATGGTGGCAGAGATTACACAATTTACATGAAGGGCAGCACATTTAGAATGAGGACTAATGAGGCCAGATTGCCTTTGTCTCTGTTGCTCGATTGTTGCATGGAGATTTAGGTATTACATTTGTTACGTCAAGTTTGTGTGAAGTTAGTTTTGATCCCATGAAATTAACTCAAAAAAGGCTGATATTCAATACATAGGAATGACTTGAAGTTTCATTCCATTCTTCATATCATTACAACCCACAAACTTTAAGATAAAAACTTGCACACAATCAAACACAAAGGATGCCGCATAAGCTAAGCTAAAACCCTTTTTATTTCACTCTCTTACATAAAACACATGCAACATTTCCAACACTACTGCCTCCTGACTCGATTcattgctgctgctgctcttCTTGCACGTCTTCTTCTCATGTCTCTAGCAATGAACAtgtcttcaacaaactcttctATTTTGCCGAAGTATTTCTCTCTGAAGCTTCGACAGAATAAAAGCAGCCACACGATGCTTCCTACTCCCACAACATATCCAACTGCAGCACACACGTATTCCCACTCTATCTCCCTCTTCTCTTCCCCATTTTCATCAAATCCCGGTGGTGGCACATTAGTATTAATGCAGTTTATGTCGAGAGGGAAACCACATAGCCCCGGATTTCCTTGAAATGAATCAGCTGAGAAAGTTTGAATTTGCCGCCCTTTTGGGATTGCTCCAACAAACTTATTGTAGGAGAGATTCAATTTTGAAAGGAATGTCAGCCCTCCAAGCTCCTCCGGAATCGGGCCTGCTAGTTGGTTCACTGAGAGGTCGAGTGATTCGAGATTCTTCAGTTGACCAAATGATTTTGGGATGATTCCATTGAGGGAATTGTGGGAGAAGTTGAGTTGATTAAGTGAGGTAAGATCACCAATTGCATTTGGTATCTTTCCATAAAAATTATTGGAAGACAAATCAATGGTACAAAAGTCGAACCGAATGTAGGGAAGCTCCACGACTTGCCCTTTCATAGTTAATGTCACGATAGACTTATAAGTGCCGCCTCTCAAATTTCCATCGCTAGGTAGCATCATAGCCGTCCAACTAGAGAAATTGATTGATTCTAGACTTCCACTAAAATTATTTGATGATACGTCTAGAATTTGGAGATTTGGCCAATTGATGTGACATCTTAAGTACCCATGGAATCTATTGGAGTGCAAAACAAGAACAAGCAAGTTCGGTGCTAGCATGCACGGGAAAGTGTCGCTCAACATGTTGTTCCCAACATCCATGTACAACAACAGGCAGCTACTGAGGGACTTTGGGATCTTCCCTTCTaaactattattattaagatTAATATATAGTAGCGTACAACCCATAGAAAAATCATCTGGAATGTTACCGCTGATGTTGTTTCGACTCAGATCGAGTGCAAAAATGTTTCCAAGTAGGCAAGGGGGTATGCTGCCACTTAATATATTTCCAGACAAGTCAAGAGAGCGGAGGTGTGTGGCATTGCAAAGGGAGGTTGGAATTGATCCACTTAAATTGTTATCAGCAAGAACCAAGTCCTGTACATTAGACATAAATGGAATGGGTAGCTGCAACTCGCCACTTAAGCTGTTATTAGCAATGTGTATGTATTTAAGTTGAGATTCAAGTGGAATGGATAGCTGCAACTTGCCCTTAAGCTGGTTAGAGCCCAAGCTTAGAGATCGAAGAGAAGCAGGGATGAGGTAAGGCTTTTGCATATGTGTAAAAAGATTAAAAGAGAGGTCCAAATGCTCAAGTTGTGCTCCCCAAACCCAACTAGGTATTTCCCCTCCAATATGATTGTTTGAGAGACCCAATCTTTCAAGATCCAAATATTTGATGAAATCGGGAAACTTGGACAAGTTACATGAAGCTAGGTGTAACACTTTTAATTGGAGACCACCAGATGAACTCGAATTGAAGTTGCCAACATCTACTGACAAGCTATTCCCGGATAGAGAAAGCAATGTCAGATTGGGAAGGCTTCGAAAGTTATCGAGTTGAAAAGTGCCATTAAATTGGTTGTCACTAAGATGAAGTTCCAACAATGAAGTGAGAGCAAAAAGAGAGCGGGGAATGTTACCAAAGAATGAGTTGGACCCCAAATTTAGATAAACGAGTTCGGAAAGACCTTCAAATATAGCAGGAGAAAGTGAGCCTGTCAAGGAGTTAAATGACAAATCGACATGAATCAGCTCTGTTAGGTTACCAAAGGTGGATGGTATAGAACCCTTCAAACTGCAGTCACGAAGAGTCAAGGTGGTCAGACTTGGAAAATTAATGAACAAGTCATCAAGTGCAACGGCTGAAAGATTGTTCACATCTAGTCGAAGAATAGAAAGGGAATGAAGTTGCCAAAAGGATTTAGGCAAAGGGCCAATCAGATCACAACCAACCATGCTCAAAGAGGTGAGGTTGGGTAAATGTGATGATAGAATATGGCCCCAATTTTTCCTTTCATGCAAGGAAGTGATACTGACAAGATCAAGATAGAGCTCTCTAAGCACTGTTAGATTTTGGACAAGCATCTCCAAATTTGGGTGCTCAAGATTCACAAAATTGTCCGAGATATCGAGACTAACCAATCTCTTCAACAATGAAATTTCAAAGGGTACCTGTCCACTAAAACCAGAATCTGACAAATTCAAGTGAGTCAAATAGGTCAGATTGCCGATACCTTTTGGAATGGGAAGAGTCGAGTAGATGTCATTGTAGGCGAGGTTAAGCTTCTGCAAATATTTAAATCTGAAGAGACTTGATGAATCACCAATTCCACCAGAGATGGCCTCATCATCAAGCTGCAAACTAACGACATAGCCAGAAGCATCACATTCCACACCATGCCACAAGCAGCACTTGCCACTTTCATTCCATCGCACCAGTTTTGTCGAAAGAGTAGGATTGAAGATCAACTCATCCCTGAGTTGAAGCAACAAGATTTCCTGATCACGAAGGCATTTGTTATTATATGAATGAGAAGTGAAAAAGAAGGACGAAGTTAGTACATAAATGAGCAACCAGAAGTTTGAAAGCATTGTCAAAGAAGATATtgataattctttttttttttgtgcacAAATGAAGATATGTGAATGTGGGTTTAAATAGACAATCCATATGTAAACAGTAAATTCCACAATGATAGAGAAGTGATATGTGGGTCACAATACTGAGTTGATTTGAGGTCCTTAAGTCTTAATCCAGGAATTTCCACAAACACGATTACAACTTTTAATTGGCCATAAGAGATTAGTG
This genomic interval from Salvia splendens isolate huo1 chromosome 13, SspV2, whole genome shotgun sequence contains the following:
- the LOC121761059 gene encoding receptor-like protein Cf-9 isoform X1; translated protein: MLSNFWLLIYVLTSSFFFTSHSYNNKCLRDQEILLLQLRDELIFNPTLSTKLVRWNESGKCCLWHGVECDASGYVVSLQLDDEAISGGIGDSSSLFRFKYLQKLNLAYNDIYSTLPIPKGIGNLTYLTHLNLSDSGFSGQVPFEISLLKRLVSLDISDNFVNLEHPNLEMLVQNLTVLRELYLDLVSITSLHERKNWGHILSSHLPNLTSLSMVGCDLIGPLPKSFWQLHSLSILRLDVNNLSAVALDDLFINFPSLTTLTLRDCSLKGSIPSTFGNLTELIHVDLSFNSLTGSLSPAIFEGLSELVYLNLGSNSFFGNIPRSLFALTSLLELHLSDNQFNGTFQLDNFRSLPNLTLLSLSGNSLSVDVGNFNSSSSGGLQLKVLHLASCNLSKFPDFIKYLDLERLGLSNNHIGGEIPSWVWGAQLEHLDLSFNLFTHMQKPYLIPASLRSLSLGSNQLKGKLQLSIPLESQLKYIHIANNSLSGELQLPIPFMSNVQDLVLADNNLSGSIPTSLCNATHLRSLDLSGNILSGSIPPCLLGNIFALDLSRNNISGNIPDDFSMGCTLLYINLNNNSLEGKIPKSLSSCLLLYMDVGNNMLSDTFPCMLAPNLLVLVLHSNRFHGYLRCHINWPNLQILDVSSNNFSGSLESINFSSWTAMMLPSDGNLRGGTYKSIVTLTMKGQVVELPYIRFDFCTIDLSSNNFYGKIPNAIGDLTSLNQLNFSHNSLNGIIPKSFGQLKNLESLDLSVNQLAGPIPEELGGLTFLSKLNLSYNKFVGAIPKGRQIQTFSADSFQGNPGLCGFPLDINCINTNVPPPGFDENGEEKREIEWEYVCAAVGYVVGVGSIVWLLLFCRSFREKYFGKIEEFVEDMFIARDMRRRRARRAAAAMNRVRRQ
- the LOC121761059 gene encoding receptor-like protein 7 isoform X2 produces the protein MDELIFNPTLSTKLVRWNESGKCCLWHGVECDASGYVVSLQLDDEAISGGIGDSSSLFRFKYLQKLNLAYNDIYSTLPIPKGIGNLTYLTHLNLSDSGFSGQVPFEISLLKRLVSLDISDNFVNLEHPNLEMLVQNLTVLRELYLDLVSITSLHERKNWGHILSSHLPNLTSLSMVGCDLIGPLPKSFWQLHSLSILRLDVNNLSAVALDDLFINFPSLTTLTLRDCSLKGSIPSTFGNLTELIHVDLSFNSLTGSLSPAIFEGLSELVYLNLGSNSFFGNIPRSLFALTSLLELHLSDNQFNGTFQLDNFRSLPNLTLLSLSGNSLSVDVGNFNSSSSGGLQLKVLHLASCNLSKFPDFIKYLDLERLGLSNNHIGGEIPSWVWGAQLEHLDLSFNLFTHMQKPYLIPASLRSLSLGSNQLKGKLQLSIPLESQLKYIHIANNSLSGELQLPIPFMSNVQDLVLADNNLSGSIPTSLCNATHLRSLDLSGNILSGSIPPCLLGNIFALDLSRNNISGNIPDDFSMGCTLLYINLNNNSLEGKIPKSLSSCLLLYMDVGNNMLSDTFPCMLAPNLLVLVLHSNRFHGYLRCHINWPNLQILDVSSNNFSGSLESINFSSWTAMMLPSDGNLRGGTYKSIVTLTMKGQVVELPYIRFDFCTIDLSSNNFYGKIPNAIGDLTSLNQLNFSHNSLNGIIPKSFGQLKNLESLDLSVNQLAGPIPEELGGLTFLSKLNLSYNKFVGAIPKGRQIQTFSADSFQGNPGLCGFPLDINCINTNVPPPGFDENGEEKREIEWEYVCAAVGYVVGVGSIVWLLLFCRSFREKYFGKIEEFVEDMFIARDMRRRRARRAAAAMNRVRRQ
- the LOC121761060 gene encoding uncharacterized protein LOC121761060 isoform X3, coding for MKVASAASGLVWNVMLLAMSLVCSSMMRVSMVELGIHRVSSDLNICRSLISPTMTSTLISFQKMNKAAKIEIEDTSNSRQRTIKDVHFMSALEKISPVCVGQGNTKIQEVFEKFQSSMRVQFWSFNPSS
- the LOC121761060 gene encoding receptor-like protein 7 isoform X1 — translated: MHLIFICTKKNYPYPLSQITMLSNLLLFICILFSCFIFTAHSYNNKCLLHQETLLLQLKDELIFNSSLSTKLVRWNESGECCKWPGVECDASGHVVSLQLHDEGIYGGIGDSSSLFRFKYLQKLNLANNDFHFDLIPKGIGSLTYLTHLNLSYAGFRGQVPYEISFLKRLVSLDISSRDAFYFKTISVVHPNLEMLVQNLTELRELHLNGANMTSFHERENRGNITSSHLPNLTTLSMVGCILYGPLPKSIWQLHSLSILRLDETDLSAVSLHDLFTNFPSLTTLTLSGCRLKGSIPTSFASLTKLIHVDMSYNSLTGSLPSALFANLTKLIHVDLSSNSLAGSLPSTFFEGLSNLVHLYLEQNSFFDEQSC
- the LOC121761060 gene encoding receptor-like protein 7 isoform X2, producing the protein MHLIFICTKKNYPYPLSQITMLSNLLLFICILFSCFIFTAHSYNNKCLLHQETLLLQLKDELIFNSSLSTKLVRWNESGECCKWPGVECDASGHVVSLQLHDEGIYGGIGDSSSLFRFKYLQKLNLANNDFHFDLIPKGGSHGR